Sequence from the Aromatoleum petrolei genome:
GACGGTGCTGTTCGACCCCGACACCGGCGAGACGCGCATGATGCGCTCGAAGGAAGATGCGCACGACTACCGCTATTTCCCCGACCCGGACCTGTTGCCGCTCGTGATTTCGCCGGACTGGAAGGCGCGCGTCGCCTCGGAAATGCCGGAACTGCCGGGCGCGATGAAGGCGCGCTTCATGGAGCAATGGGGCCTATCCGCCTACGACGCGACGACCCTCACCGCGTCGAAGGAAGTCGCCACCTTCTACCAGGCGACCGTCGATGCAGCCGGCGTCGCCCTCGCCAAGCCTTGCGCGAACTGGGTCATGGGCGATCTCGCCGCACGCCTCAACAAGGCGGAGCTCGACGTGTCCGCTTCCCCGGTGTCGCCCGCTCAGCTCGCCGGCCTCGTCACCCGCATCGGCGACGGCACGATCTCGAACAACATCGGCAAGAAGGTGTTCGAAGCCCTGTGGAATGGTGAAGGCGAGAGCGCCGACGCCATCATCGAAGCCCAGGGTCTGCGCCAGACCAACGACGCCGGCGCGATCGAGGCGATGATCGACGAAGTCCTCGCCGCCAACCAGAAGTCGGTCGAGGAATTCCGCGCGGGCAAGGAGAAGGCCTTTAACGCGCTGGTCGGCCAGGTCATGAAGGCGAGCAAGGGCAAGGCCAACCCGGCGCAGGTCAACGAACTGCTGAAACGCAAGCTGGAAGGCTGAAGCCACCCTTTCACCGCAACACCCTCGGGGGACGCGCGATGTGCCAGCTCCTCGGAATGAACTGCAACGTGCCGACGGACATCTGCTTCTCGTTCGCCGGCTTCCAGGCGCGCGGCGGCGCCACCGACGTGCATGCCGACGGCTGGGGCATCGCCTTCTTCGAGGGGCGCGGCGTGCGCGTCTTCCTCGATCCCCAGCCCAGCGCCTCGTCGCCGGTCGCGGAGCTGGTGCGCAGCTACCCGATCCGCTCGCTCAACGTCATCGCGCACATCCGCAAGGCCACCCAGGGCCAGGTCACGCTCGACAACACCCACCCCTTCCAGCGCGAGCTGTGGGGCAGCTACTGGATCTTCGCGCACAACGGCAACCTGCTCGATTACGCGCCGCACTTCGACGGACGCTTCCTGCCGGTCGGCAACACCGACTCGGAGGCCGCGTTCTGCGACATCCTGCAGCACCTCGCGGCCGAATTCCCCGACGGCCCGCCTCCGCCCGAGGCCCTGTACGCGGCCCTGCGCCGCCTCGCGATCCGCATCGGCGCGCACGGCCCGTTCAACTTCCTGCTCTCCAATGGCGACTACCTCTTCGCCCATTGCTCGACGCGGCTCACCTACATCGTCCGACAGGCCCCCTTCACCACCGCGCATCTCTCCGACCAGGACCTCAGCGTCGACTTCAGCCAGCTCACGACCCCCGCCGACCGCGTCGCCGTGATCGCGACCGCGCCGCTGACCGACAACGAGGTGTGGCACGCGATCCCGCCCGGCACCCTGCTCGCATTTCGGCATGGCGCGATCGAAACGCTGGGCGAGGCGACGACCATCGCCGGGAACCCCGCCGCCGGCGCGGGCAGCGTGTAGATTTCACTTCGCAGCTTCATGCCGAAAGGCTACAGTCCGACTTTCACCATAGCGCCGAAGGGGAAACCCGTGTCCGATTGCCCACTGTGTCTGGCCGCCAACGAAACCCTGGTCTGGCGCGACGGCAGCTGCCGCGTCATCCTCATCGATGAACCCGGCTATCCGGGCTTCTGCCGCGTCGTGTGGAACCACCACAGCGCGGAGATGACCGACCTCAATGCCGGCGAACAGCGCCATCTCCTCAACGTCGTGCTCGCGACCGAAGCCGCGCTGCGCCAGCTGATGCGCCCGGACAAGATCAATCTCGCAAGCCTCGGCAACATGGTCCCGCACCTGCACTGGCACGTCATCCCGCGCTTCGCCGACGACGCCCACTTCCCGCAATCGATCTGGAGTGCACCGCTGCGCACCGCCGCGCCGCGCACGGCCCCGCCGGTGGCCAGCCTCACCGCGACGCTGGTCGCGATGCTCACCGAACAGACCGCGGGATGAGGCCCGCGCACCCTGAGCGAACGCACAACGGAGAACCCATGGGTTATCACGATCCCGTCGAATGCCTGGAGCTGCTCGCCAGGCTGCATCCGCTGAACGTCGACGAGACCCACCGGCTGCTGTCCGAGATGGTGACGGCACTGCTGCGCACCCCGCCCGCACCGGAACGACACCTCGAGATCCTCGAAGCCGCGCGTCCGCACGTCGCATATGCGCAGTCCACGATGGCCAACCGCTACGCCTCACATCCGCTTCCTCCCGACAGCGTGGAGAACGAGACGCTGAGCAGCGTCATCGCGCTGTGGCAGGCGATGGCCCGCTCCTACGGCCTGGTTGCACGCACGAGCGGCGCCGAACTGCGGCCGACCGACCAGCGCGCGCTGCTGGCGCAGCGGCGCATCCACTACGCGGGGATGGTGCCACTCGAATACTTCCGCGCCCACCGCGCAATCCCCCGAGGGACATGGACGGCACTGCACGACAGCTTCTGCGCCGCCGAGGCACAGGGCGTCGCGACGATCCGCGTCCCCGATGCGCTCAACGACATCTGGAAGGCCCAGAGTCCCGCCGAAGCCTTCGTCGCCGTGCTGCTCGTCGACCTCGCCAACCCTTACGGCCGCAGCGAGCGCGACCTCGGCTGGGTATGCCGCTGGGCGCAGCGCTTCGCCCCGTATTGCGAGCTGCGCGGGGCGCCCGACGGCGAAACCCCGCAGCCGGCCAGCTACGGACTCGACCTCGGCGCCGACCACGGCCTGCGTCCCGTCGGTGTGCTGACGCCCTCGGCCAACCTGCGCCGCTTCGACGGCAGCAAGCTCGCCGGCCAAATCCAGGCGGTCCTCAAGCAGTTCAAGCAAGGCGTCACGCCCTCCTCACTCGGACTCGGCGCCGACTGCCCCGTGGACGCCTGCTCCAGGCTGCTGCTGTCGCTGTACCGCCCCTGGGGCTTGGCCTCCGCCGGGCGGCGCTTTCCGCGACGCGGGACGCAGGGGCGCGCCGAACTCACTGTCGGCTGGTCGTCGATCGCCTTCCACGTCAGCGGCAAGGTCTTCGAACAGCCCCCGCTGTACGCCACGCAACGCAGCCTGCGCAGCGACATCTCGCTCCTCACCTTCGGCGAACGCGTCGCCCAGGCCGATAATCCCCGCTGGAACGAAAATGAACGCCGGCGCGCGGCCGCGCGGCTCGGCTTCGCTTGCGAGCACTGGCAGGTCGCCGACCACTCGGTCAGCGGCTTCCGTCTGTACCAGGATCCCCATACCCAGCGCCTCGAACACCACCAGCTCGTCGGCGTGCGTCCGCCCGACGGCGAGCAGTTCCTGCTCGCGCAGCTCAGCTGGCTCATGTATCGCGCCGACGGCGTCATGGAAGCCGGCGTGCAGGTGCTTCCGGGCTTGCCACGCGTCGTCGCGGTGCGCCCCTTCGGCCTCGCGGGCAACCTGCACGAAACCTTCCTCGAGGGCTTCATGCTGCCCCCCACGCCGGCGCTGAAGGCGGGCGCCTCGCTGATCCTGCCGTCCAAATGGTTCCAGCCGCAACGCGTCATCGAAGTTTTCGACCGCGGCGAGCGTTACCAGCTGCGCCTCGTCAAGGCGCTCCTGCGCGGCCCCGATTTCGTTCAGGTCAGCTACGAAGCGCTGGAAGCGCCGGCTCCAGGCGCGAAGCCGGGAAGCGCGCGCTGAAGCGGCTCCCCTTGCCGGGCGCGCTGACGATGCGCAGCTCGGCCTGGTGGCGCGACAGGATGTGCTTGACGATCGCCAAGCCCAGGCCGGTGCCGCCCGTCTCGCGCGAACGTCCGCGGTCGACGCGGTAGAAGCGCTCGGTCAGGCGCGGGATGTCCTCGGCCGCGATGCCGATGCCGTTGTCCTCGACCGCGAATTCCCCTGGGCCGTCCGCGCAGCGCCAGCTCAGACGGATGCGTCCCCCGGCAGGAGTGTAGCGCACCGCATTGCTGGCGAGGTTGGCGAACGCCGAGCGCAGCTCCTTCTCGCTCCCCAGCAGGATCGCGCAACCGCCGCGCACGTCGATGTCGGCCTCGATCTCGTGCCGCCCGTTCGACAGCAGACGCGTATCCTCGGCGATGCTCTGGACCAGCGCGGCGACGTCCACGCGCTCCTCCACCGCCGCCGGCGCGCCCGTCTCGAGGGCGGACAGCGCCAGCAGATCCTCGATCAGCGCCTGCATGCGCAGCGACTGCTCCAGCGCCAGCTGCAGGAAGTGCGTCACGTCCTCCGGCGTGAAATCGTCGCGGCCGTCGATCAGCGTCTCGAGGAAGCCCGTCACCACGGTCAGCGGCGTGCGCAGCTCGTGCGACACGTTGGCGATGAAGTCGCGCCGGATCGTCTCCAGCTTCTCCAGCTGGCTGATGTCGCGCGACACCACCATCTTCTGCTTGTCGCCGAAGGGCACCACCTGCACCAGCAGCGTGAGCCCCGCGCGGCGCGTCGAATGCAGCACCAGCGGCTCCGCATAATCGCCGCCCTGCAGGAAGCGCACGAACTCCGGCTCGCGCACCAGCGTCGTCACCAGCGCCCCGTGGTCGCGCCGCCCGTCGATGCCGAATTGCTGCTCGGCCTTGCGGTTGAGCCACTCGATGCGGTCGTTCGCCGACAGGTACAGCACCCCGTCGGGCATCGCCTGGCTGGCCTCGTGGAAGCGGTCCAGCGCGCCCGTCAGGCGTTCGCGCAGATCGGCCGAAGTGCGCGAACGCCGGTCCAGGTCGTAGAAGATGTGCGCCCAGATGCCGACCCCGGCGGGCAGCGAAACTTCCGTCGGCGTGTGCGTCCATTCGACCAGGCGCTGCAGGTTGATGAGCTGCCAGGCGAGCATCCCGAGGAGACCGGCGAACAGCATCGCCAGCGCCGCGACCTTGCCGCCGATCGCACCGACGATCAGCGCCAGCAGCGCGACCAGGCCCAGCACGCGCAGCGCCTGCATCCACACGTATCGCGATTCGGGTCTGATGAGAGGCTCCCGCCGGTATCTGTCCGTCCGGATCTTACACGCCCGCCACCGCCGGCTGCGCCGACAGGCGGTAGCCGCTGCCGCGCACCGTCTGGATCAGCCCGTCCTGGCCGACCGGTTCGAGCGCCGCGCGCAGGCGCCGCACATGCACGTCCACCGTGCGCTCCTCGACGAACACGTGGTCACCCCACACCTGGTCCAGCAGCTGTGCGCGCGAATGCACGCGCTCCGGATGCGTCATTAGGAAATGCAGCAGGCGGAACTCCGTCGGGCCGAGCGCCACCGGCCGCTCCCCCGCGGAGACGCGGTGCGTCGCCGGATCGAGGCACAAGCCTCCCAGCGCCACCGGATCTTCCGTCGCCTGCGGCGCGCGCCGGCGCAGCACCGCCTTGATGCGCGCCACCAGCTCGCGCGGGCTGAAAGGCTTGGTGATGTAGTCGTCCGCGCCCATCTCCAAGCCCGCGACCTTGTCCTGCTCTTCGCCGCGCGCCGTCAGCATGATGATCGGGATTGCGCGCGTGCGCTCGTCCGCCCGCAGGCGACGCGCCAGCTCGATGCCCGACATTCCCGGCAGCATCCAGTCGAGCAGCACCAGGTCCGGCAGCGCGTCGCGCACGATGCGCTGCGCTGTCTCGGCGTCACCTGCGCGCACCACATGATGCCCCGCACGTCCGAGGTTGGCGGCAATCAGCTCCTGGATCGCCGGTTCGTCTTCCACTAGCAGGATGTTCGCGGCCATATTCACACTCCATGTCGTCGCACGCAGTGTATTGCAGGAAATTGACGATTTTGTGACAGGTCACGCGCCCGCAATACTCGTCTCGGCCCCGCCCGCGCGGCACGGGCCGGCGCCGAATCGGGTATGATTGACATCCCCTCCAACAACGAGCAGGGGCAAGCATGGCCGGCCTCGACGACGATACCCCCATCCCCACCGCACTCACCCTGCACCGCAAGTCGCGCGTGCTCGAAATCGCGTTCGGCGAAGACCGGCAGTACTCGCTGCCCTTCGAATTCCTGCGCGTGTATTCGCCCTCCGCCGAAGTCCGCGGTCATGGCGTGGGGCAGGAGACCCTGCAGGTCGGCAAGCGCGATGTCGAACTCCTCGACATCGAACCCGTCGGCCACTACGCGGTGAAGCTGGTGTTCTCCGACGGCCACGACAGTGGCCTCTACTCCTGGGACTACCTCCACATGCTCGCCACGCAGCACGACACGCTGTGGCAGCAATACCTCGACCGCCTCGCCGAGGCCGGGGCGAGCCGCGACCCCGCCGACAACCCACCGCCCGCCCCGAAGCACGGCTGCGGCCACAAGCACTGAACATGAACGACAAGACCACCCACTTCGGCTTCCAGACAGTCGCCGAAGGCGAGAAGCAGCAACGCGTCGCCGAAGTCTTCTCCTCGGTCGCGACCAAATACGATGTTATGAACGACCTGATGTCCTTCGGCCTGCACCGGCTGTGGAAGGCGTTCACGATCCAGATCTCGGGCGTCGGCCGCGGCGACCGCGTCCTCGACGTCGCCGGCGGCACCGCCGACCTCTCGCTCGCCTTTGCCAAGCGCGTCGGGCGCGAAGGCCAGGTGTGGCTCACCGACATCAACCACGCCATGCTCTCGGTCGGCCGCGACCGCGTCCTCGACCGCGGCTACGCGCTGCCGGTCGCCCAGTGCAACGCCGAGAAGCTGCCCTTCCCCGACAACTGGTTCGACTGCGTCACCGTCGCCTTCGGCCTGCGCAACATGACGCACAAGGACGCCGCGCTGGCCGAGATGCGCCGCGTGCTGCGTCCGGGCGGCCGGCTGCTGGTGCTCGAATTCTCCAAGGTGTGGGGACCGCTTTCCCCCGTCTACGACCTCTACTCCTTCAAGATCCTGCCGTGGATGGGGCAGAAGGTCGCAGGCGACGCCGACAGCTACCGCTATCTCGCCGAGTCGATCCGCATGCATCCGCCCCAGGAGGAGCTCAAGGCGCTGATGGAACAAGTCGGTTTCAAGCGGGTCGACTACTTCAACCTCAGCGCCGGCATCGTCGCGCTGCACCGCGGCTACAAGGTCTGAACGCCGCCGGCGCTGCCGCACGCGGCTCCGCCGGGTGCCGCACAATGTGCCATGGAGCGAATCGAGCCATGAAGAAGTCCATTCTCGCCCTCCTTGCGGTGGTCGTCACGCTCGGCCTGGGTATCGCCGACGCCGAGGCGAAACGTCTCGGCGGCGGCAGCAGCCTCGGCATGCAAAGGCAGATCAGCCCCCAGCAGGCGCCGCGGCAATCCGCGACGCCCGCCCCGCAACCATCGCAGTCCACCACCGCCACGACGCAGCCCAGACGCTCCTGGATGGGCCCGCTCGCCGGCCTGGCCGCCGGCTTGGGCCTCGCGGCGCTGTTCTCGCATCTCGGCCTGAGCGAGGAACTCGGCTCGCTCCTGATGATCGCCCTAATGGTGTTCGCGGGCATGGCCCT
This genomic interval carries:
- a CDS encoding HIT family protein, which gives rise to MPKGYSPTFTIAPKGKPVSDCPLCLAANETLVWRDGSCRVILIDEPGYPGFCRVVWNHHSAEMTDLNAGEQRHLLNVVLATEAALRQLMRPDKINLASLGNMVPHLHWHVIPRFADDAHFPQSIWSAPLRTAAPRTAPPVASLTATLVAMLTEQTAG
- the phoB gene encoding phosphate regulon transcriptional regulator PhoB; its protein translation is MAANILLVEDEPAIQELIAANLGRAGHHVVRAGDAETAQRIVRDALPDLVLLDWMLPGMSGIELARRLRADERTRAIPIIMLTARGEEQDKVAGLEMGADDYITKPFSPRELVARIKAVLRRRAPQATEDPVALGGLCLDPATHRVSAGERPVALGPTEFRLLHFLMTHPERVHSRAQLLDQVWGDHVFVEERTVDVHVRRLRAALEPVGQDGLIQTVRGSGYRLSAQPAVAGV
- the phoR gene encoding phosphate regulon sensor histidine kinase PhoR — encoded protein: MQALRVLGLVALLALIVGAIGGKVAALAMLFAGLLGMLAWQLINLQRLVEWTHTPTEVSLPAGVGIWAHIFYDLDRRSRTSADLRERLTGALDRFHEASQAMPDGVLYLSANDRIEWLNRKAEQQFGIDGRRDHGALVTTLVREPEFVRFLQGGDYAEPLVLHSTRRAGLTLLVQVVPFGDKQKMVVSRDISQLEKLETIRRDFIANVSHELRTPLTVVTGFLETLIDGRDDFTPEDVTHFLQLALEQSLRMQALIEDLLALSALETGAPAAVEERVDVAALVQSIAEDTRLLSNGRHEIEADIDVRGGCAILLGSEKELRSAFANLASNAVRYTPAGGRIRLSWRCADGPGEFAVEDNGIGIAAEDIPRLTERFYRVDRGRSRETGGTGLGLAIVKHILSRHQAELRIVSAPGKGSRFSARFPASRLEPALPALRS
- the ubiE gene encoding bifunctional demethylmenaquinone methyltransferase/2-methoxy-6-polyprenyl-1,4-benzoquinol methylase UbiE, which gives rise to MNDKTTHFGFQTVAEGEKQQRVAEVFSSVATKYDVMNDLMSFGLHRLWKAFTIQISGVGRGDRVLDVAGGTADLSLAFAKRVGREGQVWLTDINHAMLSVGRDRVLDRGYALPVAQCNAEKLPFPDNWFDCVTVAFGLRNMTHKDAALAEMRRVLRPGGRLLVLEFSKVWGPLSPVYDLYSFKILPWMGQKVAGDADSYRYLAESIRMHPPQEELKALMEQVGFKRVDYFNLSAGIVALHRGYKV
- a CDS encoding gamma-butyrobetaine hydroxylase-like domain-containing protein, translated to MAGLDDDTPIPTALTLHRKSRVLEIAFGEDRQYSLPFEFLRVYSPSAEVRGHGVGQETLQVGKRDVELLDIEPVGHYAVKLVFSDGHDSGLYSWDYLHMLATQHDTLWQQYLDRLAEAGASRDPADNPPPAPKHGCGHKH
- a CDS encoding class II glutamine amidotransferase — its product is MCQLLGMNCNVPTDICFSFAGFQARGGATDVHADGWGIAFFEGRGVRVFLDPQPSASSPVAELVRSYPIRSLNVIAHIRKATQGQVTLDNTHPFQRELWGSYWIFAHNGNLLDYAPHFDGRFLPVGNTDSEAAFCDILQHLAAEFPDGPPPPEALYAALRRLAIRIGAHGPFNFLLSNGDYLFAHCSTRLTYIVRQAPFTTAHLSDQDLSVDFSQLTTPADRVAVIATAPLTDNEVWHAIPPGTLLAFRHGAIETLGEATTIAGNPAAGAGSV